The segment AACGATTGTGGTTTCTGTTGCAGTTAGCTTGTCAAAACATATGAATTTGGTGTTTGCTTCCTACTGATGCTTCTGTTACCAACCGCAAGGATCACACATAAGACTAGCATTATAGAAGTATCCAACTGATTTCTGATCTGATGATTTCTGGTGTCCAATGCCTAGCATCTTCAAAGTTTGATTGCACTGCAAACTTATTCAGTTGTGCAGTCACCTACAAAGTATATGTATATGCACGGTTATTTGCGTTCATTTTTTTCTCTTATTAAACTTTGAATTATTTGTCTTCTCTTGTAGACTTTGGGTGATGGCAGCTACACAGTCTCTGTCTTGGTCTGACCTCCCTCCGGATCTCTTGGGCCTTGTCATCAAGAATCTCCCATCCACAGCAGATCGTGTTCGACTGAGAGCAGTCTGCCACCCATGGCGTTCCAATGCACTGCAATTCCTGCCCCCTCGACTCCCATGGCTGACTCTCCCAGATGGAGCCTTCCTGAGGATTCCAGATGGTGAAGTTATTCGAATGCCTCTGCCAGACGGTGCTCGTTGTCATGCTTCCATTGACAACTGGCTCTTCCTCATGCAAAGTAATGGTGAGTGCTCACTGGTGAACCCTTTCTCCAAAGCCATGGTGGAGCTTCCCAAGCTAGCTACTGTTTGGTCTCAAGACTCATCCAATGCGACCTCTGGACTTCATCCAAGTCTCTATAAGCTGGTGGCACCTTTGGACTCATCACCAGATTCACTTGTTGCAGTGTTGATCTTGGATGAAGGTAATCTCAGTACAGTATGCATATGCCAGCCCCCAATTGTTACTGACACGTCAAGTACGAGGGCCATGCATCCAATGCAGGTCTTTCATGATGTCACATTCTTCAATGGGAAGCTCCACGGTCTTTCTTCCTGGAACAAGCTATTTGTGTTTGATATTGATTATGACCTCAGTGATAAGCCGAAGATCTCATGCATCAAATGCATAATCGACTATGGGGAGGGTTTACGGGACTTGCCCCAGCCCTTATCCAGAGGAATGGTTCCTATGAAGAAGGAATATCTAGTTGAATGCTCTGGTAGACTATTGAAGGTGAGATGATTTTTTCAGTGTGATTGTGGTGGGCCTACACGTTTTTACTTAAACAACTATCGTACTGTTGCATTTGATGTCTTTGAGGCAGCATTGGCCACTAACAATAGGCAGTGGAGAAAGGTCAGTAATTTGGGTGGTCAAGTGCTCTTTGTTGGCCGTCATTGCTCCAAGTCTTTCTCTGTTGTAGAGCACAATGGAATTCAAGGAGATTGCATATATTTCATGTGTGACTACAATCCTAGCCATGCGAATCCACTTTATGACTCCGGCATATACAACATGACAACTGGGGTGATCTCGCCATTGCTGTCAGAGACCATGGCACTGCCACAGCAGCATCACCATGGAAGGTGGTGCCCCACATGGATCTTCCCTGCTGATTATATGTAACCGGGCCAGCTTAGCTCGTGCAGTGTCTTTAGATTATGTAATATGTATCCTTATATATTGCCTTATGCCTGCTTATCAGTATCGTCCGGCCAGGTTAGCTTTTGCAGTGTCTTTAGATTATGTAATATATATACTCTTATATATTGCCTGATGCCTGTTTATGAGTATCGTCAGGCCAGCT is part of the Sorghum bicolor cultivar BTx623 chromosome 10, Sorghum_bicolor_NCBIv3, whole genome shotgun sequence genome and harbors:
- the LOC8068783 gene encoding uncharacterized protein LOC8068783, with translation MLSPSLPPRVPVGASHSRTGELQRAPAPPHLCCSRQRRRHHLLLCRWSAITLSPLTRLWVMAATQSLSWSDLPPDLLGLVIKNLPSTADRVRLRAVCHPWRSNALQFLPPRLPWLTLPDGAFLRIPDGEVIRMPLPDGARCHASIDNWLFLMQSNGECSLVNPFSKAMVELPKLATVWSQDSSNATSGLHPSLYKLVAPLDSSPDSLVAVLILDEGNLSTVCICQPPIVTDTSSTRAMHPMQVFHDVTFFNGKLHGLSSWNKLFVFDIDYDLSDKPKISCIKCIIDYGEGLRDLPQPLSRGMVPMKKEYLVECSGRLLKVR